The Salinispora tropica CNB-440 genome has a window encoding:
- a CDS encoding HEAT repeat domain-containing protein: MNPAQNTPTHGAVAALRAKTSSTRLQAAMAVGMHPDPRVVTVLVQRCAVEPDFFVRDMLTWALTRLPEAVTLPRLVAELTSEHAQARSQALHTLSKINNRSVYPSIVGTLLRDPDDEVARTAWRAAVVLVPDGQEKALAAKLVTQLGRGDRDVWLSLSRALVGLGEAVMPALAAGIASSETRTREHAHATLLLLEDPDAEYDALIEEAGRLAARTADPVGEEEEPLC, from the coding sequence ATGAACCCGGCTCAGAACACCCCGACTCACGGTGCGGTGGCTGCCTTGCGGGCCAAGACATCGTCCACCCGGCTACAGGCGGCCATGGCGGTCGGTATGCACCCCGACCCGCGTGTTGTCACCGTGTTGGTGCAGCGGTGCGCGGTCGAGCCGGACTTCTTCGTGCGTGACATGCTCACCTGGGCGCTTACCCGCCTCCCGGAGGCGGTCACGCTGCCCCGGCTCGTCGCCGAGCTCACCTCTGAGCACGCCCAGGCTCGTAGCCAGGCCCTTCACACGCTATCCAAGATCAATAACAGGAGCGTGTACCCCTCGATCGTCGGGACGCTGCTGCGCGACCCCGACGACGAGGTCGCGCGGACCGCCTGGCGGGCCGCTGTCGTGCTCGTCCCCGACGGGCAGGAGAAGGCGTTGGCCGCGAAACTGGTCACCCAGCTTGGCCGCGGTGACCGGGACGTGTGGCTGAGCCTCAGTCGGGCGCTGGTCGGCCTCGGCGAGGCGGTCATGCCGGCCCTTGCGGCTGGTATCGCCAGCTCGGAGACGAGGACGCGGGAACACGCCCACGCCACTCTGCTGCTCCTAGAGGACCCGGATGCCGAGTACGACGCGCTCATCGAGGAGGCGGGACGGCTCGCCGCCCGCACGGCTGACCCGGTGGGTGAGGAAGAGGAACCATTATGCTGA
- a CDS encoding HEAT repeat domain-containing protein translates to MLIGDVARRSGVSTRMLRHYDALGLVRPTGRTSGGYREYSDEDVRRLFQVESLRSLGLSLRQITRALQDPTFTPAGLVGDLITVTEERLERERELLDRLRTVDAAAPSGWSGVLRIIELITGLNSPSAALRQQSVLAPAEEARVPAELLAGAVLAESDPNVAGALRWALARAGGDPLASLASGVHSENVDIRRRAIQAVAALTGDEATAALVNALGDPDPAVRRHAALALGRRGEVAAVPALVDLVVEGGHDVQAAELLGALSEDPARAEQIVSALSDELAAPTADSAVRSRLTQAILELPRTVAQPVLRRLSHDDDPVVALTAAAYLEDEDSTSR, encoded by the coding sequence ATGCTGATCGGCGACGTGGCGCGCCGCTCGGGAGTGAGCACCCGCATGCTTCGGCACTACGACGCACTGGGGCTGGTCCGACCGACGGGTCGTACCTCGGGCGGCTACCGCGAATACTCGGACGAGGACGTACGGCGGCTGTTCCAGGTGGAGAGCCTGCGGTCACTGGGGCTGTCGCTGCGCCAGATCACCCGGGCGCTCCAGGATCCCACCTTCACACCGGCCGGCCTGGTCGGCGACCTCATCACCGTGACCGAAGAGCGGCTGGAGCGGGAACGGGAGCTGCTCGACCGGCTTCGTACGGTCGATGCCGCGGCGCCCTCCGGATGGTCGGGGGTCCTGCGCATCATCGAGCTCATAACCGGGCTCAACTCACCCAGTGCCGCCCTGCGTCAGCAGAGTGTTCTGGCCCCCGCCGAGGAGGCACGGGTGCCCGCCGAGTTGCTGGCCGGCGCGGTCCTCGCCGAATCCGACCCCAACGTGGCCGGCGCGCTGCGATGGGCGCTCGCTCGGGCGGGCGGTGACCCCCTGGCGAGCCTGGCCTCCGGTGTCCACTCCGAGAACGTGGACATCCGCCGCCGCGCGATCCAGGCGGTCGCCGCCCTGACCGGTGACGAGGCGACAGCAGCGCTCGTGAACGCCCTCGGCGACCCGGACCCGGCGGTCCGCCGACACGCGGCCCTGGCGCTGGGCCGGCGTGGCGAGGTGGCGGCCGTGCCCGCACTTGTCGACCTGGTGGTCGAGGGCGGGCACGACGTCCAGGCGGCCGAACTCCTGGGGGCCCTGTCGGAGGACCCGGCCCGCGCGGAACAGATCGTCAGCGCCCTCTCCGACGAGCTCGCCGCCCCTACCGCGGACTCCGCCGTCCGGAGCCGGCTCACCCAGGCCATCCTGGAGCTGCCCCGGACCGTCGCGCAGCCCGTCCTGCGACGGTTGTCCCACGACGATGACCCGGTGGTGGCACTGACCGCCGCGGCCTATCTGGAAGACGAAGACTCCACGTCTCGTTAA
- a CDS encoding NAD(P)H-binding protein: protein MTTQHTQQQILVLGGTGKTGRRIVARLQGQGVPVRVGSRSAQQPFDWTDQATWAPALRDINAVYVSYYPDLAEPGALETVSAFTDLAVAAGVSRLVLLSGRGQDRAQLAEKHVQSAGVEWTILRSGWFNQNFSEDYLLGPILGGEVVLPVGAVPEPFVDADDIAEVATAALTNNGHAGQLYELTGPRLLTFGEAIAEISAVTGRAVNFVQVSPEEYADGLAAVGVPAGAIELLTHLFTTLLDGRNAQVADGVARALGRPPRDFTDYATSTAATGVWARA from the coding sequence ATGACGACTCAGCACACGCAGCAGCAGATCCTGGTCCTCGGCGGCACCGGCAAGACCGGCCGGCGCATCGTGGCACGCTTGCAGGGACAGGGCGTACCGGTCCGAGTGGGTTCCCGCTCCGCCCAGCAACCCTTCGACTGGACCGACCAGGCAACCTGGGCACCGGCCCTGCGGGACATCAACGCCGTCTACGTCTCCTACTATCCGGACCTCGCCGAGCCAGGCGCACTCGAGACGGTCTCCGCGTTCACTGATCTCGCGGTGGCGGCCGGAGTCTCCCGACTGGTGTTGCTGTCCGGCCGCGGGCAGGACAGAGCCCAGCTTGCCGAGAAGCACGTTCAGTCCGCCGGGGTCGAGTGGACGATCCTGCGGTCGGGATGGTTCAACCAGAACTTCAGCGAGGACTACCTCCTTGGTCCGATCCTCGGTGGCGAGGTCGTCCTCCCGGTCGGAGCCGTACCCGAGCCGTTCGTGGACGCCGACGACATCGCCGAGGTGGCCACGGCGGCGCTGACCAACAACGGGCACGCCGGGCAGCTCTACGAGCTGACCGGGCCCCGGTTGCTCACCTTCGGCGAGGCGATCGCCGAGATCTCCGCAGTCACGGGTCGGGCCGTCAACTTCGTGCAGGTTTCCCCCGAGGAGTACGCGGACGGCCTCGCCGCCGTAGGCGTCCCCGCGGGGGCGATCGAGTTGCTGACACACCTGTTCACGACCCTGCTGGACGGGCGGAATGCTCAGGTGGCCGACGGTGTCGCGCGGGCCCTCGGCCGGCCGCCCCGCGACTTCACCGACTACGCCACGAGCACCGCGGCCACCGGCGTCTGGGCCAGGGCATAA
- a CDS encoding 3-oxoacyl-ACP reductase family protein produces the protein MTTVLGGKVAFVTGGSRGIGEAVALRLAADGADVALTYRDSAERAADVVDRIKALGRRAWAVQADSADPTAMRTAVDRAVEEFGRLDIVVNNAGIGVLGPVEDMSLEDIDRVLSVNVRAPFVASQAAVRHMTEGGRIINIGSCLAERAALPGVALYSTSKTALIGLTRSLARELGARGITANLVHPGPTETDMNPADGAGADVQQSLTALGRFGQPSEVAATVAHLAGDGGRYVTGAAIAVDGGFAA, from the coding sequence ATGACTACGGTACTTGGCGGCAAGGTGGCATTCGTGACGGGCGGCAGCCGTGGCATCGGCGAGGCTGTGGCGCTGAGGCTGGCAGCGGACGGCGCCGACGTCGCACTGACCTACCGGGACAGTGCCGAGCGCGCGGCAGACGTCGTCGACCGGATCAAGGCGCTGGGGCGCCGTGCCTGGGCGGTCCAGGCTGACAGTGCGGACCCGACGGCGATGCGTACGGCCGTAGATCGGGCCGTCGAGGAGTTCGGGCGGCTCGACATCGTGGTCAACAACGCGGGGATTGGTGTGCTCGGTCCGGTCGAAGACATGTCACTGGAGGACATCGACCGCGTGTTGAGTGTCAATGTTCGGGCGCCTTTCGTGGCTTCCCAGGCAGCGGTGCGGCACATGACCGAAGGCGGAAGAATCATCAACATCGGCAGCTGCCTGGCCGAGCGGGCCGCGCTCCCCGGCGTCGCGCTGTACTCGACGAGCAAGACCGCGTTGATCGGCCTGACCAGGTCGTTGGCCCGCGAGCTGGGTGCCAGGGGGATCACCGCCAACCTGGTCCATCCCGGGCCGACGGAGACCGACATGAACCCCGCCGACGGCGCGGGCGCCGACGTGCAGCAGAGCCTCACCGCACTTGGTCGCTTCGGCCAGCCGTCGGAGGTCGCCGCGACCGTCGCCCACCTCGCGGGTGACGGTGGTCGCTATGTCACTGGTGCCGCCATCGCTGTGGACGGCGGCTTCGCCGCTTGA